Below is a window of Acidaminococcales bacterium DNA.
CCCAGCTTGCCCGCGCGCAGGAGCATGTCCTCCGGCACGCCTTTGGCGTCCAGCAATTTACCGCCGTATTCGTTACATTCTTTGACAAATTCCGGCAGCACCGTCGACGCCCCGTGCAGCACCAAAGGATAGCCGGGCAGCAGCTTGGATATTTTTTCCAGCCGTTCAAAATCAAGGGAAGGGTCGCCTTTGAATTTGTACGCTCCGTGACTGGTGCCAATGGCGATCGCCAAAGAATCGACGCCGGTCCGGCCGACAAACTCGACGGCTTGGTCGGGATCGGTGTAAGTAGCATCCTTGGCGCTGACCTTCACGGCATCCTCCACGCCGGCCAGTTTGCCCAGTTCGGCTTCGACCACCACGCCGTGGGCGTGGGCGTATTCCACCACTTTTTTCGTCAAAGCGATATTTTCTTCGTAAGGGTATTTCGAGCCGTCGATCATGACGGAAGTAAACCCGCCGTCCACGCAGGATTTGCAAATGTCAAAACTGTCGCCGTGGTCAAGGTGCAGGCAGATCGGCAGGCCGGAATCCTCAAGGGCCGCTTCGACCAATTTGACCAGGTAAACATGCTTGGCGTATTTGCGCGCGCCGGCGGAAACTTGCAGGATGAGCGGCGAACATTCTTGCTTGGCCGCGTCGACTATGCCTTGGATGATTTCCATATTGTTGACGTTGAAAGCGCCTACGGCGTACTGTCCCGCATAGGCTTTTTTAAACATTTCGGTTGTCGTTACTAACGGCATCTTCATTCCCCCTTTAAATTTTGCCGCCCACCGTCGGCCGGCTCTGGCGCCGCCGCTTGCTGGATTCCCGTGCGGACGCCGTGAAAACAGGCAAAAAGCTTCTTTTGTTTATTATAACATAATCATAACTTTAAAACTCCGCCGTCGGAGAAAATATTAAAGACAGCAGTATAAAAGTAGTGTTAAGCGCGGGCAGGATTATTTTTAATTGACAAATGGGAGAAAAATGAATATATTATTATTAAACATATATAAATAATATGTCTTTACTGTGCGTCTGCTCCGGCAGATATCATTCAACCGTAAAGGAGCTGTATTTTGATGAAAATAACTCAGGTGGAAATTTTCCATGTGCACAAGCTGCCCAATTCGGGGCAAAGACCTGTTTTGACACGCATAGACACCGACGAAGGGATATACGGCATCGGCGAGGCGGGCATGGCCTACGGCGCGGGCGGCAGCGCCGCCGCCGCCATGATCAAGGATCTGGCGCCGCTTGTCATCGGCCTTGACCCTTTCGATACGGAAAAAGTCTGGGAGAAGCTATTCAAAAAAACCTTCTGGGGGCAAGGCGGCGGCACAGTGGTTTTTTCCGGCGTCAGCGCTATTGACACGGCTTTGTGGGACATAAAGGGAAAAGCGCTGTCTTTGCCTTTGTATAAACTTTTGGGCGGCAAGTGCAGAAAGGATCTGCGCGTCTACGCTTCGCAGCTGCAATTTGGCTGGGGGCCGAAAAGGGCGCCGAAAGGGGAAAAGGAGCAGTACGCGGAGGAAGCGCGCAAAGCTCTGGCCGATGGGTATGACGCGGTCAAGGTGGACGTCTTGGCGCTGAACCGAGCCGGGAGCACGGAAAATGTGCATTTGGAAGGCCCTTTGCCCAATTCTGTGATAAAACTGGGCGTGGAAAGGGTAAAAGCGATCAGGGAAGCGGTGGGGGAAGACGTGGACATCATCGTAGAAAACCACGCCAATACCGACTTGGTCAGCGCCGTCCAGTTCGCGCGGGCGGTGGAAGAATACAATATATTCTTTTACGAGGAAATCAACACACCGCTGAACCCTCCGCTCCTAAAAAAAGCCAAAGAAAAAATAAACATACCCATCGCTTCCGGCGAACGGATCTATACGCGCTGGGGCTACCTGCCCTATTTTGTCGATCGCTCCATTGACGTGGCCCAACCGGACATCGGTTCCTGCGGCGGCCTGTCGGAATTTAAGAAGATCGCGGAGTTGGCGCATACTTTTGAAATCACCGTACAGGCGCACGTCGCCGGCACGGGCGTCGCCGAAGCGGCGGCCATACACGCCGAAACCGCCATACCGAATTTTTGCATACACGAGCACCATCAGAAAACATTGCTGCCGGAATACGCCGAATTGTGCGAATACAATTACCAGCCGGCAAAGGGGCGCTATACCGCGCCGGAACTGCCCGGCCTGGGACAGGAAATAACGGCGAAGGTCTATGAAAAATCCGACCGGCTGCTCATAAAATAAGCCGCCTGGCAAAGAACTGCCCGCTGCACCGCTTATAAGGACGGCGTTCGGTTCTTCGACGACAAATATCCAGAAAGCAGTTCCCGCTTCAAAATACCAACCGCAGGGACAGGAGGTTTTGCTGTGAGCGCTTTTTCGGTAAAATGGCGGCAGGCGCGGGGGATCCTACGCAAAATACTGGTCGCGGCCGGATTTGCGGCATCTTTTTGCAAGCGGATCGCCGCCGTGCTTATTTTCTTGGCGGCCTGGGAACTTTTGCCGCGCTCGGGGGCGATAGATTACTTTTTCCTGCCGCCTTTTTCCATAGTTGTCGAGACCATTTACGGCATGCTGCTCGACGGCGAGTTGTTTGTACACCTTGCCGCCAGCCTGCGGCGCACGCTGGCCGGCTTTACGCTCGGTGTCAGCGCTTCCGTTTCGGCGGGGCTTTTGATCGGTTGGTTCAGGACGGTGGAAAAATTCGCCGACCCGTTATTGCAAGCGTTCCGACAAACATCCGCCTTGGCGCTTTTTCCTGTGTTCATACTTTTCTTCGGCATAGGCGAGGTGTCAAAGGTCGCGATAATCTATTGGGGCGTGCAGTGGCCAATCCTTTTGAACACCATTTCCGGCGTTAAAAACGTCGACCCGCTCCTGATAAAGTCCGCCCGCTCCATGGGAGCGTCCAATTTTACAATATTTTTCCGGGTGGTGATCCCGGCGTCCCTCCCTTATATATTTACCGGCGCGCGCCTTAGCGCCACGACCTCCATACTGATACTCATCGCCGCCGAAATGGTCGGGGCAAAAGCGGGGATCGGCTTTTTGGTGTTTGACGCGCAGCAGAAATTTGAAATACCCAGGATGTACGCCGGCATACTTTTGATGTCCGTCCTGGGGTTCACCGCCAACTATTTGCTGTTATATCTGGAAAGAAGATACACATCTTGGAAACAGGAACTTATGCCACGCAGCTAACGCTGTTCCTCGGTTAAAGCCGTGTCATATTTGCGGCTGATTTGACCTGCCGCTTTGCGCAAAATGTTCCCGTCCGCGTTTTGCGCCTTGCAGGGCGGCAAATAGTCTCGCAAGCCTTATGCGTGTCTTGCCCGGCGGACAGCATAAAAATTTATTAAAGGAAAGGTGATTGTCAATGTTGAGAAAACAAGGGAAAATTATACTGACGCTGCTTTTAGCGGGAGCGGTGGCCTTGGCCGCCCTAACGGCGGGCTGCGGCGGCTCAAGCGCCACAAAGGGCGGCAAGCCGAAATTCGTCAACGGCAAACTCGACAAGCCGTTCAACCTCAAAGTTCCGACCATGTCCGGATTCAACGAAATTTATATCGGCGAAAAATTGGGCTTTTATAAAGAGGTCGGCCTGAATATCGATTATACCGGTTCCATGACCGGCAGTATGCTGGCGCAGTCAGTAATAAAAGGAGACAACCATCTTTTTGGCACAGGGCATGTGCTGACCATCGCCAAGGCGCGCGAGGGCGGGGCAAAGCTAAAAATGGTGCTGCAAGGCTCTTTCGACGACCCCGATCCGCGCAAGACCCACATGACTTATCTTGTCAAAGAGGACAGCCCGATAAAGGAAGCCAAGGATCTTATCGGCAAAAAAGTTTCCATCGGTTACGTGGGTAGTTGCGCGGAACTTTTGTTTTCCGAATATTTGCGGCAGAACGGCATCAAACGCGACCAAGTGGAATGGGTGGTGATGGCGGACAACCAAGCGGAAAATGCCTTGCGCCAAGGCAATATTGACGTGGCCGGCATACACAACGTGTTTACCCTTTCCGCCATGAAGCGCGGCGGCGTGCGCCCGCTGGTCAACACCTGGGCAATCGGCACCGCCGCGGGCAACGGGCCGGCCAGTTCCTATTCCACCCGCGCCTTCAGCGAGGACTTCATCAAGGAAAATCCGGACATTGTAAAGGCATATATCGCCGCGACGGTAAAAACGCAGCATTGGATAAACAAAAATTACGACGAGGCGATACAAATAGCCGCCGATTATTTAAAGATTGACAAAGACAAAGCCGGCGGAACCAGGTTCCCGGACGATAACGCCATTGACCCGGTCAAGGTCAACTTCTGGATAAAAATGATGGAAGACAACGGCTTCGTCAAACCCCAAACGGTAAAAATCGACGAAGTATGTACCAACGCGCTCAACCCCTACCTTAGCGGCGAAATAAAAGAAAGCGGTTGAAAGAGTCAAGCGGCGCGAACATTGTCCCCGCCATAGGGCGCCTGGGGAAAGGAGTTTTCCGTGGAAACAAAATTTGACAAGGAAAAATTGGCTGTTTTTTGCCAGGAGATACTTCAGGCGGCCGGGCTTGCGCCGGAACACGCCGCCCGCGTGGCCGGGAACCTTGTCGCGGCGGAACTGCGCGGGGTACGCAGCCACGGCCTCATCCAGGTCAAAAACTATGTCGGTGGAATAAAAAGCGGCGCGATCAACAAAAATCCCCAGATTAAAACCCTTAAAGAAGCGCCGGCCGCCGTATTGATCGACGGCGATGCCGCGCCCGGCGCCGTTTCCGGCGTTTACGCCATGGACAAGTGCATAAAAAAAGCGAAAACAACCGGCATGGCGGGCGCCGCCGTCGTAAACGGAACCCATTTCGGCATGGCCGCCTATTACGCCATGCGGGCCCTTGAGCATGACATGATAGGGTTCGCCTTTTGCAACGCGCGGCCGAGAACCGCCGTACACGGCGGCATCAGCCGCGCCCTCGGCACAAACCCCATCTGTGCCGCGATACCGGCCGAGCAGGAACCCCCGGTAGTGTTCGATGCCGCTACCAGCAAAACTGCCTATAACAAGATACTTTACGCTTTGCGGGAAGGGCGCGGCATTGAAAAAGGACTGGCTCTTGACGCGCACGGCAACGACACGGACGACCCCGCCGCCGCGCTGCAGGGCGCCTTCTTCCCTTTCGGCGGCTATAAAGGCTCGGGTCTGGCGGTCGTGGTGCAAATATTGTGTTCCTTGCTGACGGGCGCGGCCTGCCAATTGGACGAAAAAACGCGCGGGTTGCAGGATGACCCGGACAAAATAGGGTTTTGTTTTATGGCCGTTGACATTGCCGCCTTCCAGCCGCCGGAACTGTTTAAAAAGTCGGTCGATTTGCTGGCGCGGCGCTTAAAAAATTCGCAAAAAGCAAACCCGCAGGATGCAATATATCTGCCGGGCGAATTGGAGCATATAACCTGCGCCGGACAATCGGCGCACGGGATAACCTTAGGGGAATCCGTAGCGGCCGATCTGGACGCTTTGCGCCAGGAACTGTCGCTTGCCGGCAGCGTAGCAGATTGTTCGGTTTCCGCCGGCTGAACGGGATTCCTTTTGCCCCTGCGCGGCGGTAATTTCTCCGGGAAAGAGGATACGCAATGTACAATGATTTTGACGAATTGCTCAACCGCAAAGGCACCGGCTGCCTGAAATGGGACGGCTGCGCCGCGCGTTTTCCGGGGCTTGACACATCGGGCGCTTTGCCCATGTGGGTGGCGGACGCGGATTTTCGTGCGCCGCAGGAAGTCGTCGAACGTCTGACGCAAATGGCCGGCTTTGGCATTTACGGCTACCCCGCGCCGCTGCGCGAGGAATTTGCCGGCGCGCTTAAAAGTTGGCTGCAAAGGCGGCACGCGCTTGAAATCGAAAAGGATTGGGTGATTTTCTCGCCCGGGGTGGTACCGTCGATCAACATCGCCATACAAACCTTTACGGACGAAAACGACGGCATAATCATCCAGCCGCCGGTTTATTACCCTTTTAAAAGATCGATAGAAGCCAACCGGCGCAAGCCAATAAGCAACCCGCTTGTTTATAGGGGCGGCCGCTACTACATGGATTTTGCCGATTTGGCGGCTAAAGCGGCGGACAAAAACAACAAAATGCTGATACTCTGCTCGCCGCACAACCCGGTGGGACGGGTCTGGGAAGAAAGCGAACTGCGGTGTTTAAGGGCCATTTGCGACCAAAGCGGCGTTTTGCTGTTTGCCGACGAAATACATTCGGACATTGTTTTTACAGGCCATACCCATCTTCCGGCACTATCCTTGGGAACGGGAAAAATCGCAACAGCCTTTTCCATGAGCAAAACTTTCAATCTGGCCGGCCTGCACGCATCGGCGGTCGTCGTGCCCGACGCTTCTTTGCGCCAAAAATTCAGGGGCTGGCTGCAAAGGGCGAGCATGGAAAGCGGATGCAGTTTTGGCGTGCAGGCCTTCATCTTCGCTTGCCAATACGGCGAGCCGTATCTTGCAAAAATGCTTGCGTATATAGAAGGCAACATCGCTTTCGCCCGAGAGTTTACGAAAAAAAACATCCCGCGCGCACGCTTTGTAAACACGGAAGGCACTTATCTGGCATGGCTGGACTTTAACGGTTTTGGCCTTTCCCCCGACGAAATAGACAAAACCATCGTCGAAAAAGCCAAAGTGCTGGGCGATCTGGGGCGGTGGTTCGGCGAAGGGGGCGCCGGCTTTGTCCGGTTGAATTTCGCCTGTCCCCGGGCAATTGTCAAACAGGCGCTGGAAAACTTACAAAAAGCGTTTCAAAATTAAAAATTTAAAGGCCGGCCAAGCCGCCGAATTAATTCCTGCCGTTTTTCGATTAAAACCAGGATAACATTTGCGAGCTAATTTGCCGCCCCGCGCGGCGAAAAACACAGGCGAACCAAAGGCGCGGCAAGAATTTTGCGCAAGGCAGCGTGGCAAAAGCCGCACGGATGCCATGATTTTAGCCGGGGAACAGTATGGCGGCAACTTTTGTTTTTTGCGCTGAATCCCAAACATGTGGGCATGGATATAAAAAAGCTGACAGAAAAGTTGCAAATCGCAAGCGGTTCGAGGCGGCAGCCGGGAGACAACCGGCATCAAAGTTAGCGGATATGCCAGGAACGCATTTTGCGCCATCGCGTGCGGCGGCGATGTCACGGGCATGGAGCATCGTAGGGAGAGGCGCTGGCCGGGCATTTTGGGCATTGCCGGGCGGCGTTCCGCTGGCCGCGCCTTTTGCCGCGTGTTTGCGAAAAGAAATCCAACGGGCATCGGTTACATTCAGCAATTGCCCGGGCATAACGACACCGGGACGATGCGCGTATATGCGAAAGTCTCCCGGAAAGGCTTGAGGAAAGTTGCCGGTCCGCTTGGCAGGCTATAGGTTCGCATTTTATTTATGTAGAAAAACACTTGCAACAATGGCGTGGCAACGAATTGGCAACATTTTGGCATGAACGAAAAAGGTTTCTCAATATGTTGCGAGTTGTGTGAAATGTGGGCCGAATTTTTTGGGAAAATTAAAATATATTGACAAAATAATCGCAGAAGGCATAAAATAACATAATATAAGGTCGGCGGACTTTAAGCGCAAGGGAGATTATGAGAATGAAACAATGGGTTTGCTCAAAATGCGGGTATGTTCATGCAGGAGAAAGTATACTGGCCAAATGTCCGGTCTGCCATGTCCCTGCTTCGGCATTCAAGGAAAAACCGGTGGGCGAGGAAAAAAGAGTGTTGACGTCAATTACTAAAATCAACATCCAATATGCGCATCGATTTTTGGGATATATTGGCGAAGCGCAGTATCTTCACGGACATACCGGAACATTAACGCTTGAAGTAGAAGGCGAGGTAAACAGTTCAAATGGTTTTGTTGTAGCTTGCAACAGCATCAAAAATCATGCGTGGGAATATTTGGTAAACTTTGACCACGCGATTATTTTGCAAAAAGAAGACCCGATTCTTCCCGAGCTTTTAAAGGTATATGAGGCTCAAGGAATCAAGGGTGGCTCAACATGGAATGCCAGCGTTGGCATAGCCTTTGACACCGAGCTTGCAAAAGCCTATCCCGAATGTCGCCTTGTAGTTGTTAAGAAGGTCGCAACCGTCGAGAATTTGATTGAGGTTTTCTATTCCTTGTTAAAGGATACCCTCAATATCAAGAAAATGACATTTACATCCGGCGACAATGCCGCTTCATTTAGTGTCAGATAACGATAAAAAGAGAGCTGTTGTCTACCAAATATAGTTGGTTTTGCGACAGCTCTCTTTTTCAGGTGAAGTATCCGCGTTAGAAAATGCCTGCCTAATGTGGCAAATATGTTTTTCTAAAATATTTGCTGTGAAAAATATGTCATAGTAAAGATTATCGGCAGGCGGCGATTGACTACAAAGAACGGGCGGGACATACTTTCAGGGAACTTAAAGAAGCCTTCAAAATCATGCCGCGTATATTTTGTCGCCTCCGTTCTGTTATGCCGAGAACACTGAAAGCGCGTTTTTCAATTGAATGGTTTAGGCTGCATGACGCCTGCGGAAGCGTTCGCGCAAGAGCTTATGAAAATCAAAGAGGCAATCGCGGCATAATCCCCTTGCCTAAGGCCATGGCGATACAAGGATTGGTGCATGCCAAGCCCTATGGGAAATTTGTTGCATTTGATATTGCAATTGACCCTGGTTTGGGAAAGCGCAAAAATATGTTTTTATGTATTGACAACGAAGCGCAATGATAATAAGCTATTAGAGTAAGTGCCGCGATTTGCTGGGCGCGGATAGCAGGCGGCGGTTTTGCCGTTTTGCGGTTTTTTGCGGCTTGCCGCGTTGGTTAAGGTGACATTGGATTTCGTTGGCGCAAGTTAGCGGCACAACCGCCAGTAACGGCGGCCGTTTTTTTGGCGGGTTAAGTTAGCCGAGGCTAATTAATTTGTGCCATCCCCGTTCTTTTGCCCACAATGATTAAGGGCAAAGATGTATTTTTTGCATATAAATACGAATTTTTTACGCCGCAGGCAACATTATATAAAGAATGTTAATTGCGGCAAGCTGGAAAGCCGCTTGGCGACAGGCAATGCCGTTTGGGGCGGGCGGGGCATTGCCGCAGGAAATAAAAATTCATAACGCTCAAAGCGCCTTATAGCCTGACTAAAAATAAAAATCCGCATGTAACATTCTTTATATTATGTTACATGAAACATTGGCGAAAACTCACGCTATACTGGCGCCCCATTATTGATGGCGCAATACCGATTGGCCATTTTGATACTGCTCTCCGGTTAGGGCGTGTTTGATAGATCCATCGCGGCTTCTTTGCGGCTAATTTTCCGCTCCGCTGCGGCAACGTCGCTTAACAGACTGCCTCCGGGCTGCGTCGACGGCGCTTTCTTGCATAACGAAACTTTATCTTGGGAATATGCCGAAAGCGAGTTTTTAAATTCGCCTTAAGCTTTGCGGGATAATTTCCTCGCAGCGCGGCGACCGGCCCAGCTTGTCCGCGTTTTAACCAGGCAGCAGCATAAGCGGCGCGCAGCAACCAACCCCCGTTTTCGGACGGGGAAATAAAACGAGACTTAGTTAGTTTTGGCTAACTAAGCGGCGAAAGGAGTTTCTACAGCTTAAAAATGGATGCGCTTTTATTGTTCAGGCAAGGCGGCCTTGTCATGTACCCTTTGCTTTTGTGTTCCGTCTTGGTCTTGGCGGTAGCTTTTGAACGGTTTTTTGTTTTCCGGCGCAAACTGCGCAAAAAAAACGAATTCAAAAATTCCCTCATGGTAGAGCTGGCGGCGAAAAACTTGGAAGGGGCGCGGGCGGCGTGCGAAAATTCGCAAAACATCCTGGCGCGGGTGCTGGGCGTCGGGCTGGGATATTACAAAAAACCGGAAAACATGCGCGAAGCTTTCGAGGAACAAACGTCGCTGGAGTCCTCCCGGCTGCGCGAACACTTGA
It encodes the following:
- the fba gene encoding class II fructose-1,6-bisphosphate aldolase, with translation MPLVTTTEMFKKAYAGQYAVGAFNVNNMEIIQGIVDAAKQECSPLILQVSAGARKYAKHVYLVKLVEAALEDSGLPICLHLDHGDSFDICKSCVDGGFTSVMIDGSKYPYEENIALTKKVVEYAHAHGVVVEAELGKLAGVEDAVKVSAKDATYTDPDQAVEFVGRTGVDSLAIAIGTSHGAYKFKGDPSLDFERLEKISKLLPGYPLVLHGASTVLPEFVKECNEYGGKLLDAKGVPEDMLLRAGKLGVCKINIDTDLRLAMTASIRKYFHTSPADFDPRQYLGPAREAIKNMVVHKIKNVLNASGRL
- a CDS encoding mandelate racemase/muconate lactonizing enzyme family protein; this encodes MKITQVEIFHVHKLPNSGQRPVLTRIDTDEGIYGIGEAGMAYGAGGSAAAAMIKDLAPLVIGLDPFDTEKVWEKLFKKTFWGQGGGTVVFSGVSAIDTALWDIKGKALSLPLYKLLGGKCRKDLRVYASQLQFGWGPKRAPKGEKEQYAEEARKALADGYDAVKVDVLALNRAGSTENVHLEGPLPNSVIKLGVERVKAIREAVGEDVDIIVENHANTDLVSAVQFARAVEEYNIFFYEEINTPLNPPLLKKAKEKINIPIASGERIYTRWGYLPYFVDRSIDVAQPDIGSCGGLSEFKKIAELAHTFEITVQAHVAGTGVAEAAAIHAETAIPNFCIHEHHQKTLLPEYAELCEYNYQPAKGRYTAPELPGLGQEITAKVYEKSDRLLIK
- a CDS encoding ABC transporter permease, translated to MSAFSVKWRQARGILRKILVAAGFAASFCKRIAAVLIFLAAWELLPRSGAIDYFFLPPFSIVVETIYGMLLDGELFVHLAASLRRTLAGFTLGVSASVSAGLLIGWFRTVEKFADPLLQAFRQTSALALFPVFILFFGIGEVSKVAIIYWGVQWPILLNTISGVKNVDPLLIKSARSMGASNFTIFFRVVIPASLPYIFTGARLSATTSILILIAAEMVGAKAGIGFLVFDAQQKFEIPRMYAGILLMSVLGFTANYLLLYLERRYTSWKQELMPRS
- a CDS encoding ABC transporter substrate-binding protein produces the protein MLRKQGKIILTLLLAGAVALAALTAGCGGSSATKGGKPKFVNGKLDKPFNLKVPTMSGFNEIYIGEKLGFYKEVGLNIDYTGSMTGSMLAQSVIKGDNHLFGTGHVLTIAKAREGGAKLKMVLQGSFDDPDPRKTHMTYLVKEDSPIKEAKDLIGKKVSIGYVGSCAELLFSEYLRQNGIKRDQVEWVVMADNQAENALRQGNIDVAGIHNVFTLSAMKRGGVRPLVNTWAIGTAAGNGPASSYSTRAFSEDFIKENPDIVKAYIAATVKTQHWINKNYDEAIQIAADYLKIDKDKAGGTRFPDDNAIDPVKVNFWIKMMEDNGFVKPQTVKIDEVCTNALNPYLSGEIKESG
- a CDS encoding Ldh family oxidoreductase, translating into METKFDKEKLAVFCQEILQAAGLAPEHAARVAGNLVAAELRGVRSHGLIQVKNYVGGIKSGAINKNPQIKTLKEAPAAVLIDGDAAPGAVSGVYAMDKCIKKAKTTGMAGAAVVNGTHFGMAAYYAMRALEHDMIGFAFCNARPRTAVHGGISRALGTNPICAAIPAEQEPPVVFDAATSKTAYNKILYALREGRGIEKGLALDAHGNDTDDPAAALQGAFFPFGGYKGSGLAVVVQILCSLLTGAACQLDEKTRGLQDDPDKIGFCFMAVDIAAFQPPELFKKSVDLLARRLKNSQKANPQDAIYLPGELEHITCAGQSAHGITLGESVAADLDALRQELSLAGSVADCSVSAG
- a CDS encoding pyridoxal phosphate-dependent aminotransferase, whose product is MYNDFDELLNRKGTGCLKWDGCAARFPGLDTSGALPMWVADADFRAPQEVVERLTQMAGFGIYGYPAPLREEFAGALKSWLQRRHALEIEKDWVIFSPGVVPSINIAIQTFTDENDGIIIQPPVYYPFKRSIEANRRKPISNPLVYRGGRYYMDFADLAAKAADKNNKMLILCSPHNPVGRVWEESELRCLRAICDQSGVLLFADEIHSDIVFTGHTHLPALSLGTGKIATAFSMSKTFNLAGLHASAVVVPDASLRQKFRGWLQRASMESGCSFGVQAFIFACQYGEPYLAKMLAYIEGNIAFAREFTKKNIPRARFVNTEGTYLAWLDFNGFGLSPDEIDKTIVEKAKVLGDLGRWFGEGGAGFVRLNFACPRAIVKQALENLQKAFQN
- a CDS encoding 6-carboxytetrahydropterin synthase — its product is MKQWVCSKCGYVHAGESILAKCPVCHVPASAFKEKPVGEEKRVLTSITKINIQYAHRFLGYIGEAQYLHGHTGTLTLEVEGEVNSSNGFVVACNSIKNHAWEYLVNFDHAIILQKEDPILPELLKVYEAQGIKGGSTWNASVGIAFDTELAKAYPECRLVVVKKVATVENLIEVFYSLLKDTLNIKKMTFTSGDNAASFSVR